The Armatimonadota bacterium DNA window ACTCAATCCGGCCAGACTCGAAGGCCAAAAGACTGCGGCGTTTGAAGTCGTTGAGCAACTTTCAGCAGTTCCAGATTGGCTCTGCCTCCCAGTTGGCAATGCAGGAAACATCTCCGCTTACTGGATGGGATTTAACCAAATGGTGAGTGAAGGCGAATCGCGCACTCTACCCATAGTTCTCGGCGCACAGGCGGAAGGTGCCGCGCCGATTGTCTATGATCGCGTATTTGAACAACCTGAGACCCTGGCAACCGCTATCCGGATCGGCAACCCGGCAAGGTGGGATCAGGCAAACCAGGCTATCAAGGAATCAAACGGCCGAATGCTGGCGGTGACTGACGCCGAGATTATAGAAGCGTATCAAAAGGTCGCTCAATTGGAAGGAATTTTTTGCGAGCCAAGCAGTGCGGCTGGGATCGCGGGCCTTCGGAAGAATCCAGTTCAGCCGGGTGAAACTGTGGTCTGCGTGCTGACAGGCCACGGGCTGAAAGACCCCGATTCCGCATTATCAACCAGTTCAGCACCGCAGAAGATCGCAGCCGTACAGGATGAACTTCGAGGAGCGATCGGATGTTGACGGTACGAATCCCCGCGACGACCGCCAATCTTGGCCCGGGGTTTGACTGCATCGGCCTTGCGCTTGGACTCTGGAACGAATTCACGCTTGAACTTGCGGGCCAGCCAGGCGAGATTATCGTCGAGACGTCCGGCGAAGGAGCGAGCAAACTCAGTTCTGACTCCCAAAATCTTGTGGCGAAGACGATGATGGACGAGACCTGGCCGGGAATGCTCCCCACCGATTCTGGGATCAAAATCAAATGCGTGAACGGTATCCCGGTCGGAAGCGGATTAGGTTCAAGTTCTACCGCCACGCTCGCAGGATTGATCTTTGCCAGCGCACTCTCAGCGCATGCGGTGCATCGTTCCAATGCTGAAGAAACACTGACTGTCGTTCGGTCGCAACAGAACCTGGACCGTGTCTTGCGGCGGGCGATCCAGATCGAAGGGCATGGCGACAACGTTGCGCCTGCATTGCTGGGCGGCTTAGTGCTCGTGGTCAAGGACGAGGACGTCATTGTTCAGCAAGTAGAGTTCGCTGCTCAAAAAGTCGTCGTTTGCGTTCCTGATTTTCACTTTTTGACGAGTGCCGCCCGGTCAGCGATTCCAGCTGAATATTCCAGATCTCAGACGGTTTTCAATATTGGGCACGCTATGCTCGCTCTGGTCGCACTGCGAAGGGGGGATTTGTCAACTTTGAGGCGCGCGCTTAGCGACCGCATCCATGAACCCTATCGCATGCCGTTGATCCCCGGAGCGGAGCAAGTCCGTACTGCATCGCTGGCAGCCGGGGCAGAAGCAGCTTGCCTCAGCGGTGCCGGGCCAGGAATCATCGCGTTTGCAACCCAGAATCACGACCAAATTGGCAACGCCATGGTCGATGCGTTCAAAGCCGCAGGTCTCCAATCCCGATATTGGGTGCTTTCCACCATCACATCGGGCACCGAAATCATTGCGCAGTCTTAGTGCCGTAGCGGGGCTTTGCCTTCTAGTACCGCGGCCAAAATCGCATCGGAATCGACTTTCGCCGGTCTCGGAAGGGTCACCGTTTCGTCCATCGCCAACTGATAGGCATTGGCGGCCTTCAAGTTGACCAGATTCACAAAGTTGGCATAGAGTGCATGGTTCAGACCACCTGTCTTGGCGGCACGAAGTCGTGCGCTTTGCTCGGCGTAAAGCAGCATTGTGAGGTCGCTCAAGGCTCCCAGTTGAACCTGGTGAACCTGCTTTCCGAAGTTCTCGGTGCCGTAGGTTTCGATGAAGGCAGAGTACGCTTTGTTCACAAGTTCAGCGACAAACGAACCGGATTCTTGAGCGATGGTGGCCTCGCCAGAATTGACCTTTCGAACCAAGCGATCCGCCAAGAAAATTCGATTGATCTCGTTGGTGCCTTCATAGATTCGGCTGATTCGGCAATCGCGATAAATCCTGGCGACAGGGAACTCTTCCGTGAATCCATAGCCGCCATAAATCTGCACCGCTTCATCGGCGATGAATGCCTCCACCTCGGTTGAGAAGACCTTGCAGGCAGAGCACTCCACTGCAAATTCCTCGGCAGCCTTGCGGTTGCCCTCATTATTGCCGCCAAGAGTTTCGAAGGCTCGATCAATATCGGCGCCACAGCGGTAGATCATCGACTCCGCGCCGTAGAACAGGGTCGCCATATCGATGAGCTTCTTTTGGATCAGTCCGAACTGCGAAAGGCTCTTGCCAAATTGCTTTCGATCCTGTGCGTATTGAGCGGCATTGAAGAGCGCTTCTCGGGCTGGGCCCATACTCATGGAAGCAAGCTTAAATCGTCCGATGTTCAGTGCATTGAACGCAACTTGGTGGCCCTTGCCTTCTTCGTGAAGAAGGTTTTCCGCAGGCACTCTGGCATTCTCCAATACTAGTCGAGCAGTGCTGCTGCCCTTGAGCCCCATTTTGTGCTCTTCGCGAGCGATCGAGACTCCTGGGAAATCGCGCTCGACGATGAAGGCGGACACTTTCTCGCCGCCGATCTTGGCCATGACAACAAATTGATCAGCCCATTTCGCATTGCTGATCCACATTTTGGTGCCGTTTAGCACGTAGTGATCGCCTTGTAAATCGGCTCGGGTAGTCATGCTAAGAGCATCGCTACCGCTATTTGGTTCGCTAAGCGCGTACGCTCCAATCTGCTCGCCACTGGTGAGTTTCGGAAGGTATTTCTGACGTTGTTCTTCGGTGCCAAAGAGGTTGAGGCCGACTTGGCTGATTCCGCTTGTGATGCCGATCGTGACGCTAAAGGACGCGTTCAGACTGAGGAATTCGAGCATCCTTGCAGACAGGTTCTTTCTAAGTCCGAGTCCGCCGTAGGCTTCGGCAGTATCGGTACCGCAAAATCCGAGTTCACCGGCTTTGCGAACGAGTTCGGGCATCAGGCCTTCTTCTTGAGTGTCGATCCGTTCTTGAATTGGCAGGATTTCTTTTCGCGAAAAATCCTCGGCCGTTTGGATCATCAAGGCGTCATCGCCCTTGAAATCTTCAGGTACAAACGCATTCGTTGGGGTCACGCTAACAAAACTGCACCCCTTTGTGCCAGATGTCGGAACCGTTGAACTCATTTCACTATTTTATACGAGTCGATGGTGCCTAAGTTGGAACTCGCCATTATTGCCTTGAGTTGAATTCAAATTGGAGCATCGAATCAGTTGAACAATTTCCAAGATTACGAGAATCAGCTTGAAATTCCTCGATTAGTCGATTCTCGGGAGCTCTTGGCGAACGAGATCGAGAGCATCACAAACACGGTTTTCCTGCCCCACAATCCGGTGCCCGCAGAAGTGCTCTTTATCTTTGGGACGGTTCAGGCGAACTGGGATCATCTGGCAGAAATGATCTCAAACGATTGGTTCGAGAGGGTGATTCTAACCGGAAAATCGGCCCTAGGTGGTTTGAGTTTGGCGAGCCGATCGCCGAAACTATGGCTAAGCAACTGGTCTCCCGTGGGGTGGATCGTGACCGACTTTCGCTGCAGCCGCATGCTACCAACACGCTCGAAGACGTGAGCCTGAGTCTTGATTTGCTTGGAACTCCAAACAGCATTCTCTTTGCCGCAAAATCCCACCACAGCGGGCGATGCGGCCGGACACTGCGGAAGTTCTTTCCCGCAATACCGCTGACGGCGGTTACCCACAATGCCTGGTACGGAGAGGTGGTCGTGAGAGCCGAAGATTGGTACGAATCCGAAGTAGGAAAGGGTAGGGTGCTCGGAGAATTAACCCGGATTCAAACCTACGGCGCCCGCGGCGATATCGCCCAGAATCCATAGTTTTCCAGAATTTGTGGAAAAGCGATGTGGCTAACTCGGGAGTAACCTGATATTGTCAATTTCCCTAAGTGCAGACCCCTGATTTAGCTGTAACATGGACACCTATGAACGCCGTCGTCGAGAGTTTTGTTTCGCCCCATAGCTTGGAGGCAGAAATGTGTGTTCTCGGCTCGATGATGCTCAGTCCGGCGGTGATTGAACCGGTGATGGAAGCGATTACGGAGAACGACTTCTATCGTCCCGGGCACAAAACGATTTTTCAATCCATCACGAATCTTGCGATGAACGGCCGAGCGGTGGATTTGGTCACCGTGAGGCAAGATTTGTTGGAACGAGGCCAACTCCAGTTCGCGGGCGGAGTGGAGTACCTCATCCAAATCGCGGAATCTGTTCCGACTCCGGCCAACGCGGTCGATTATGCCGAGATCGTACTGGACAAGTCGATGCTCCGGAACTTGGAATCGGCCGGATATGAAATCGTTAAGCAAGTCCACGATGGGGAAGACACCACCGATGAAAAGCTGGAAAGCGCAGAGCGAACGGTATTTGAAGTGGGCAAGCGACGTCTCCGCAAGAGCTTCGTGGAACTGCGTACGGCCGCCCATGACTTCATGGAGGACGTGGACAAGCTCTATGAATCGGGCGTGCCGATTTTGGGTGCGCCATCCGGATTCTATGATCTAGATGCCATCACTGGTGGCTTGTACGAAACCGATCTTCTCATCCTCGCCGCCCGCCCCGCGATGGGTAAGACCGCCTTCGCGATGAGTATCGCAACCCAC harbors:
- a CDS encoding threonine synthase, producing MAAWQGLIHRYRSRMNIHGEAVSLCEGNTPLIPCPRLAEWACPGANLYIKYEGLNPTGSFKDRGMTTAITEAAHHGARTVICASTGNTAASAAAYAARAGIHCVVLIPDGKVALGKLAGAMAYGAQVLQIEGSFDFALKMVRDLTNDTDVVLVNSLNPARLEGQKTAAFEVVEQLSAVPDWLCLPVGNAGNISAYWMGFNQMVSEGESRTLPIVLGAQAEGAAPIVYDRVFEQPETLATAIRIGNPARWDQANQAIKESNGRMLAVTDAEIIEAYQKVAQLEGIFCEPSSAAGIAGLRKNPVQPGETVVCVLTGHGLKDPDSALSTSSAPQKIAAVQDELRGAIGC
- the thrB gene encoding homoserine kinase, translated to MLTVRIPATTANLGPGFDCIGLALGLWNEFTLELAGQPGEIIVETSGEGASKLSSDSQNLVAKTMMDETWPGMLPTDSGIKIKCVNGIPVGSGLGSSSTATLAGLIFASALSAHAVHRSNAEETLTVVRSQQNLDRVLRRAIQIEGHGDNVAPALLGGLVLVVKDEDVIVQQVEFAAQKVVVCVPDFHFLTSAARSAIPAEYSRSQTVFNIGHAMLALVALRRGDLSTLRRALSDRIHEPYRMPLIPGAEQVRTASLAAGAEAACLSGAGPGIIAFATQNHDQIGNAMVDAFKAAGLQSRYWVLSTITSGTEIIAQS
- a CDS encoding acyl-CoA dehydrogenase family protein; the protein is MSSTVPTSGTKGCSFVSVTPTNAFVPEDFKGDDALMIQTAEDFSRKEILPIQERIDTQEEGLMPELVRKAGELGFCGTDTAEAYGGLGLRKNLSARMLEFLSLNASFSVTIGITSGISQVGLNLFGTEEQRQKYLPKLTSGEQIGAYALSEPNSGSDALSMTTRADLQGDHYVLNGTKMWISNAKWADQFVVMAKIGGEKVSAFIVERDFPGVSIAREEHKMGLKGSSTARLVLENARVPAENLLHEEGKGHQVAFNALNIGRFKLASMSMGPAREALFNAAQYAQDRKQFGKSLSQFGLIQKKLIDMATLFYGAESMIYRCGADIDRAFETLGGNNEGNRKAAEEFAVECSACKVFSTEVEAFIADEAVQIYGGYGFTEEFPVARIYRDCRISRIYEGTNEINRIFLADRLVRKVNSGEATIAQESGSFVAELVNKAYSAFIETYGTENFGKQVHQVQLGALSDLTMLLYAEQSARLRAAKTGGLNHALYANFVNLVNLKAANAYQLAMDETVTLPRPAKVDSDAILAAVLEGKAPLRH
- a CDS encoding YdcF family protein, producing the protein MAKQLVSRGVDRDRLSLQPHATNTLEDVSLSLDLLGTPNSILFAAKSHHSGRCGRTLRKFFPAIPLTAVTHNAWYGEVVVRAEDWYESEVGKGRVLGELTRIQTYGARGDIAQNP